A stretch of the Polaribacter pacificus genome encodes the following:
- a CDS encoding DNA gyrase/topoisomerase IV subunit A codes for MSEENNPHEEEITNNPLESTETITKVTGMYKEWFLDYASYVILERAVPAIDDGFKPVQRRILHSMKDLDDGRYNKVANIVGHTMQYHPHGDASIGDAMVQIGQKELLIDMQGNWGNTLTGDRAAASRYIEARLSKFALDVVFNAKTTGWQASYDGRRKEPVNLPVKFPMLLAQGGEGIAVGLSTKILPHNFIELIDASIKHLKGKTFKILPDFLTGGIADFTNYNEGKRGGKVRVRAKISQLDKKTLVINEIPFGTTTTTLIESIIKANEKGKIKIKKIEDNTAAEVEILVHLPTGISPDKTIDALYAFTNCENSISPLCCVIENNKPVFIGVHEVLRKSTDNTVALLKRELEIQLNELEEQWHFASLERIFIENRIYRDIEEEETWDGVIKAIDLGLQPHIKHLKRAITEEDIVRLTEIRIKKISKFDIDKAKQFIEGLEDKIAEVKHHLENLITYAVDYFKRLKSTYGEGKERKTEIRIFDDIEATKVVIRNTKLYVNREEGFVGTSLKKDEYVTDCSDIDDIIVFKKDGSMLVTRVDAKTFVGKDIIHLAIFKKNDKRTVYNMMYRDGKNGPSYMKRFTVTSITRDKDYDLANGNKGSLVHYFTANPNGEAEVVTINLRAVGSVKKLKWDIDFSDLTIKGRASRGNTITKYPIKKVEFKAAGVSTLKPRKIWFDDAVQRLNVDERGELLGEFKAEDKLLIATQSGKVKAVKPDLAMHFEEDMIVLEKWNPKKPISAIYFDGEKERYYVKRFLIDQVDKEELFISEHPKSQLEIIATDYRPVAEVQFSKRSLEAVEVDFESFIAVKGIKAQGNQLTTDKIKQVNLLESLPYEEPTVNDVEVVDEEDVSEEDSNSDEGQITMF; via the coding sequence ATGAGTGAAGAAAACAATCCACACGAAGAAGAAATTACGAACAATCCATTAGAGAGTACAGAAACCATTACCAAAGTTACAGGAATGTACAAGGAATGGTTTTTGGACTATGCGTCTTATGTAATTTTAGAGAGAGCAGTCCCAGCGATTGATGATGGTTTTAAGCCAGTTCAACGCCGAATTTTGCATTCAATGAAAGACTTGGACGATGGGCGCTACAACAAGGTAGCTAACATTGTGGGTCATACCATGCAGTACCATCCACACGGTGATGCATCAATTGGTGATGCAATGGTGCAAATCGGTCAAAAAGAACTTTTGATAGACATGCAAGGTAACTGGGGGAATACCCTTACAGGGGATCGTGCAGCAGCTTCTAGATATATTGAGGCAAGACTATCAAAGTTTGCTTTGGATGTGGTATTTAATGCAAAAACAACAGGTTGGCAAGCATCCTACGATGGTCGTAGAAAAGAGCCGGTAAATTTACCAGTAAAGTTCCCAATGTTGCTTGCTCAAGGAGGAGAGGGGATTGCAGTTGGACTGTCTACAAAGATTTTACCACATAATTTTATAGAGTTAATAGATGCTTCTATAAAGCACCTTAAAGGAAAAACTTTTAAAATCTTACCTGATTTTCTAACAGGAGGTATTGCAGATTTCACCAACTATAACGAAGGAAAAAGAGGAGGAAAGGTTCGAGTGAGAGCTAAGATTTCACAGTTAGATAAAAAGACCTTGGTGATCAATGAAATTCCTTTTGGAACCACTACCACCACTTTAATTGAAAGTATAATAAAAGCCAATGAAAAAGGCAAAATAAAGATTAAAAAAATAGAAGACAATACTGCTGCAGAGGTAGAGATTTTAGTTCATTTACCTACAGGTATATCGCCTGATAAAACCATCGATGCACTGTATGCTTTTACCAATTGTGAAAACTCAATTTCACCCTTATGCTGTGTAATTGAAAACAACAAGCCTGTATTTATTGGGGTTCATGAGGTGCTTCGCAAATCGACGGACAATACCGTTGCTTTGTTAAAGCGAGAGTTAGAGATTCAATTAAATGAGCTAGAAGAGCAATGGCATTTTGCTTCTTTAGAACGTATTTTTATCGAAAATAGAATTTACCGTGATATAGAAGAAGAAGAAACCTGGGACGGTGTTATCAAAGCAATTGACCTAGGTTTACAACCACATATTAAGCATTTAAAAAGAGCAATCACAGAAGAAGATATCGTTCGTTTGACCGAAATCCGAATTAAAAAAATATCTAAGTTTGATATAGACAAGGCCAAACAATTTATAGAAGGTTTAGAAGATAAAATTGCCGAAGTAAAGCACCATTTAGAAAATCTAATCACCTATGCTGTGGATTATTTTAAGCGTTTAAAATCAACCTATGGTGAAGGAAAAGAACGAAAAACAGAAATTCGAATTTTTGACGATATAGAAGCAACCAAAGTAGTGATTAGAAACACCAAGCTTTATGTAAATCGAGAAGAAGGTTTTGTGGGAACTTCCTTAAAAAAGGATGAATATGTTACGGACTGTTCAGACATTGATGATATCATTGTCTTTAAGAAAGACGGTAGTATGTTGGTGACTAGAGTAGATGCTAAAACATTTGTAGGAAAAGATATTATTCATCTAGCCATCTTTAAAAAGAATGACAAAAGAACGGTTTATAATATGATGTACCGAGATGGAAAAAACGGTCCAAGCTATATGAAGCGTTTTACAGTGACTTCTATTACAAGAGATAAGGATTATGATCTAGCGAATGGAAACAAAGGTTCTTTGGTACATTATTTCACTGCAAATCCAAATGGAGAAGCAGAGGTTGTAACCATAAACCTTAGAGCTGTTGGAAGTGTGAAAAAATTAAAATGGGATATAGACTTTTCTGATTTGACCATTAAAGGAAGAGCGTCAAGAGGAAATACTATTACTAAATACCCTATAAAAAAAGTAGAATTCAAAGCCGCTGGAGTATCGACCTTAAAGCCTAGAAAAATCTGGTTTGATGATGCAGTACAGCGCTTAAATGTTGATGAAAGAGGTGAGTTGTTGGGCGAGTTTAAAGCAGAAGATAAATTATTGATTGCCACCCAAAGTGGAAAAGTAAAAGCCGTAAAGCCAGATTTGGCGATGCACTTTGAAGAAGACATGATTGTCTTGGAAAAATGGAATCCAAAGAAACCAATCTCTGCTATTTATTTTGATGGAGAAAAAGAACGTTATTATGTAAAGCGTTTTTTAATTGATCAGGTAGATAAAGAGGAGCTGTTTATATCAGAACACCCTAAATCGCAATTAGAAATCATTGCCACAGATTATAGACCTGTCGCTGAAGTTCAGTTTTCTAAGAGAAGCCTAGAGGCTGTAGAAGTTGATTTTGAATCATTCATTGCTGTCAAAGGAATAAAAGCACAAGGGAATCAGTTGACAACTGATAAAATAAAGCAAGTAAACTTATTGGAGTCATTGCCTTATGAAGAACCTACAGTCAATGATGTTGAGGTGGTTGATGAAGAGGATGTATCAGAAGAAGACTCAAATAGTGATGAAGGGCAAATTACCATGTTTTAG
- a CDS encoding ATP-dependent helicase: MSDYLSTLNPAQKDAVLQNEGPMIIIAGAGSGKTRVLTYRIAHLMKQGVDSFNILSLTFTNKAAREMKERIASVVGQSEAKNLWMGTFHSVFARILRSEADRLGFPSNFTIYDTQDSVRLITAIIKEMNLDKDRYKPKQVLSRISSLKNSLITVRAYVNNPELVEADLHANRPRLGDIYKEYVARCFKSGAMDFDDLLLRTNEILSRFPEVLAKYQDRFKYIMVDEYQDTNHSQYLIVRALADRFQNICVVGDDSQSIYSFRGANINNILNFQKDYPEVKTFKLEQNYRSTSTIVEAANSVIEKNKTRLDKEIWTSNGQGDLIKVMRTISDGEEGRFVAKSIWENMMNKQLTADAFAVLYRTNSQSRALEDALRKKNILYKIYGGISFYQRQEIKNTLSYLRLLINPKDEEALIRVINYPTRGIGATTIDRLTIAANHYKKSIFELLTHLDQVDLKINAGTKTKLQNFVNMILRFQIDAKTKNAYEIADLVVKQVQLIKDLQKDGTPEGVSKVENVQELLNGIKDFITDRIETGEDASLTAFLEDVALATDFDSENKDDSPRVSLMSIHQSKGLEYPYVYIVGLEENLFPSGMSMNTRSELEEERRLFYVALTRAEKGAYLTYAQTRYRWGKLTDAEPSRFLEEIDERFLEYLTPSSPQASTNRFVDSSLFDTEPKTIRFQKPIKRQRQEFTAKKESIKPPSNLKKVRPSSGDTTNLFDTNIVVGSLVEHNRFGAGEVISLEGSGPNKKAEIKFGTVGLKKLLLQFAKLKVIG, from the coding sequence TTGTCAGATTATTTAAGCACATTAAACCCAGCACAGAAAGACGCAGTATTGCAAAATGAAGGTCCTATGATCATTATTGCAGGTGCTGGATCTGGTAAAACACGTGTGCTAACTTACCGTATTGCGCATTTAATGAAACAAGGCGTTGATTCTTTTAATATTTTGTCGCTCACCTTTACCAATAAGGCTGCAAGAGAAATGAAAGAGCGAATTGCTTCTGTAGTTGGGCAGAGTGAGGCTAAAAATTTATGGATGGGAACTTTTCACTCGGTTTTTGCAAGAATTTTGCGTTCTGAGGCAGATCGATTGGGTTTTCCGTCTAATTTTACCATCTACGATACTCAAGATTCAGTTCGATTGATTACAGCAATTATAAAAGAGATGAATCTAGACAAAGATCGATACAAACCAAAACAAGTGTTGAGTAGAATCTCGTCATTAAAAAACAGCTTGATTACCGTTAGAGCCTATGTAAATAATCCAGAGTTGGTAGAGGCAGATTTGCATGCAAACAGACCAAGATTAGGAGATATTTACAAAGAATATGTAGCTAGATGTTTTAAGTCTGGAGCTATGGATTTTGATGATTTACTGCTGAGAACTAATGAGATTTTATCGCGATTCCCTGAGGTGTTGGCAAAATATCAAGACCGTTTTAAATACATTATGGTTGATGAGTATCAAGATACCAATCACTCACAATATTTAATTGTTAGAGCCTTAGCAGACCGTTTTCAAAACATTTGCGTGGTAGGAGATGATTCTCAAAGTATCTATAGTTTTAGGGGAGCCAATATCAACAATATTTTAAATTTCCAAAAAGATTATCCAGAGGTCAAAACCTTTAAGCTTGAGCAGAATTACAGATCTACGAGTACTATCGTAGAAGCTGCAAACTCTGTGATTGAAAAAAATAAAACTCGTTTAGATAAGGAGATTTGGACCTCAAACGGACAAGGAGACTTAATTAAGGTGATGAGAACCATTTCTGATGGAGAAGAAGGTCGATTTGTAGCCAAGTCTATTTGGGAGAATATGATGAACAAGCAATTGACGGCTGATGCCTTTGCGGTGTTGTATAGAACCAATTCACAGTCAAGAGCTTTAGAGGATGCATTGCGTAAAAAGAATATCCTTTATAAAATTTATGGAGGAATCTCATTTTATCAACGTCAAGAAATAAAAAATACGCTTTCTTATCTACGATTGCTTATCAATCCAAAGGATGAAGAAGCTTTGATTCGAGTAATTAATTATCCTACAAGAGGTATTGGAGCAACCACAATAGATCGATTAACCATTGCTGCCAATCACTATAAAAAATCAATCTTTGAGCTTCTGACACATTTAGATCAGGTAGATTTAAAAATTAACGCAGGTACCAAAACCAAATTGCAAAATTTTGTCAATATGATTTTGCGTTTCCAAATTGATGCCAAGACCAAAAACGCTTATGAAATTGCTGATTTGGTAGTTAAGCAGGTGCAATTGATTAAAGACTTGCAAAAAGATGGAACACCAGAAGGAGTTAGCAAGGTAGAGAACGTACAGGAGCTTTTAAATGGAATTAAAGATTTTATTACCGATAGAATAGAGACCGGAGAAGACGCATCATTAACGGCGTTTTTAGAAGATGTGGCACTGGCTACAGACTTTGATTCTGAAAATAAAGATGATAGTCCAAGAGTTTCTTTAATGAGTATTCATCAGTCTAAAGGTTTAGAATACCCTTATGTTTATATTGTTGGTTTGGAGGAAAACTTGTTCCCTTCTGGGATGAGCATGAATACCAGAAGTGAATTGGAAGAAGAGCGAAGACTATTTTACGTTGCACTGACCAGAGCAGAAAAAGGAGCCTATTTAACCTATGCTCAAACCCGCTATCGCTGGGGGAAACTGACTGATGCTGAGCCGAGTCGTTTTCTTGAAGAAATTGATGAACGTTTTTTGGAATATCTAACACCAAGCAGCCCGCAAGCAAGCACAAATCGATTTGTAGATAGTTCTTTATTTGATACTGAGCCAAAAACCATTCGATTTCAAAAACCAATTAAGAGACAGCGTCAAGAATTTACCGCCAAAAAAGAATCCATAAAACCTCCGAGCAATCTTAAAAAAGTGAGGCCTAGCTCTGGAGATACTACCAACCTTTTTGACACCAATATTGTTGTAGGATCACTTGTTGAGCACAACAGATTTGGTGCTGGAGAAGTAATTAGCTTAGAAGGTTCGGGCCCTAATAAAAAAGCCGAAATTAAGTTCGGAACTGTCGGACTTAAGAAATTGTTATTACAATTTGCAAAATTAAAAGTAATCGGGTAG
- a CDS encoding mechanosensitive ion channel family protein, whose product MNYLDDILKLDNFWSILLYMFFVFFVTWILSRIIRFFLVKYIKHKKQERFGGTSVFFLKNSIKFFLGICAFAYIMANVPWLRSKATLIFSGAGILAAIIGFAAQAALSNLIAGVFIVVFKPFRVGDYIKLDEERIGIVQDITLRHTVINNFENKRLIIPNSIISTESVLNHTIEDSNILSFNNFRIGLRADVDLAKRIIQEEAVKLEFVIDNRTPEEVLTDGHQITVRLIDVTEEFIHLRAYVWLNEPFQEFKLKCDLKEAVHKRFVKEGVDLPIPLRQLIND is encoded by the coding sequence ATGAATTATTTAGACGATATTTTAAAATTAGATAACTTTTGGAGCATTTTGCTCTATATGTTTTTCGTCTTTTTTGTGACCTGGATTCTTTCTAGAATCATACGGTTCTTTTTGGTAAAATATATCAAACACAAAAAGCAGGAACGCTTTGGAGGAACCAGTGTTTTTTTCTTAAAAAACTCTATTAAATTTTTTTTAGGAATTTGCGCTTTTGCTTATATCATGGCAAATGTTCCCTGGTTAAGGAGTAAAGCAACCTTGATTTTTTCTGGGGCGGGAATTTTAGCAGCCATCATCGGTTTTGCTGCTCAAGCAGCACTATCCAATTTAATTGCAGGGGTTTTTATCGTTGTTTTTAAACCCTTCCGTGTTGGTGATTATATTAAATTAGATGAAGAACGGATTGGGATTGTTCAAGATATTACACTGCGTCATACTGTAATCAATAATTTTGAAAACAAACGATTGATCATTCCAAACTCAATCATTAGTACAGAATCGGTTTTAAATCATACCATTGAAGATTCAAATATTTTGAGTTTTAATAATTTTAGAATAGGACTTCGTGCAGATGTTGATCTGGCAAAACGAATCATCCAAGAGGAAGCTGTTAAGTTAGAGTTTGTTATTGATAACAGAACTCCAGAAGAGGTGCTTACAGATGGTCATCAAATCACTGTTCGACTAATCGATGTTACAGAAGAGTTTATTCATTTAAGAGCTTATGTCTGGTTAAATGAGCCCTTTCAAGAGTTTAAACTTAAATGTGATTTAAAAGAAGCGGTTCATAAACGTTTTGTAAAAGAAGGTGTAGATCTTCCAATACCATTGCGTCAATTAATCAACGATTAA
- a CDS encoding ABC transporter substrate-binding protein has protein sequence MNFRFTTPYFSLICLLFIVACNPKKNTTNDTKKSEEISKIKYAKGFEIKTVDGEKKLIIKSPYPNATEQFVYTIQAKSSEQKPGKSSNTIYVPLEKTVVTSTTHIPMLEMLGVEKSLIGFPHTDYISSEKTRAMIDNGQVQEIGNKADINTEVLLALNPEVVIGFSMSKTNKTLNLIERSGIPVILNGAWLEETPLGRAEWIKFFGLLYDKELEAEQIFNDIEANYLAVKEIAMTASSKPTILSGAVMSKDIWNLPAGKSFVAQFLTDANTNYLWSDTDGTGSLSISFESALDKGKDADFWIAPGYFTTKKQMLTSNEHYKEFTAFQKDQVFTFATKLGATGGTLYFELAPTRPDLVLKDIIKITHPELLKDYVTTFFEKLN, from the coding sequence ATGAATTTTCGATTTACCACGCCCTATTTTAGCCTTATTTGCCTACTTTTTATTGTGGCTTGCAACCCAAAAAAGAACACAACAAACGACACTAAAAAGAGTGAAGAAATTAGTAAGATAAAGTATGCTAAAGGATTTGAAATCAAAACCGTAGATGGCGAAAAAAAATTAATCATTAAATCTCCATATCCAAACGCAACTGAACAATTTGTTTATACCATCCAAGCAAAATCTTCAGAGCAAAAACCTGGTAAATCTTCTAATACCATCTATGTTCCTTTAGAAAAAACAGTTGTTACTTCTACCACACACATACCCATGCTAGAAATGCTTGGCGTAGAAAAATCTTTAATAGGTTTCCCTCACACCGATTATATTTCTTCTGAAAAAACAAGAGCAATGATAGATAATGGTCAGGTGCAAGAAATTGGAAATAAAGCCGATATCAACACAGAGGTTCTCTTAGCTTTAAACCCAGAAGTTGTTATTGGATTTAGCATGAGTAAAACCAATAAAACCTTAAACCTGATAGAAAGATCTGGAATTCCAGTAATTTTAAATGGTGCTTGGTTAGAAGAAACTCCACTTGGAAGAGCAGAATGGATTAAGTTTTTTGGTTTGTTATATGACAAAGAGTTAGAAGCTGAGCAAATATTTAATGATATCGAGGCCAATTATTTAGCTGTCAAAGAGATTGCAATGACTGCAAGTAGCAAACCGACGATACTATCTGGAGCAGTAATGAGTAAAGACATTTGGAATTTGCCTGCAGGGAAAAGTTTTGTAGCCCAATTCTTAACAGATGCCAATACTAATTATTTATGGTCTGACACCGATGGTACAGGTAGTTTATCAATTAGTTTTGAAAGTGCTTTAGACAAGGGTAAGGATGCTGATTTTTGGATAGCTCCTGGCTACTTTACCACTAAAAAACAAATGCTTACCAGCAACGAGCATTATAAAGAGTTTACTGCTTTTCAAAAAGATCAGGTATTTACATTTGCGACCAAATTAGGAGCCACTGGAGGAACCCTTTATTTTGAATTAGCGCCTACACGTCCAGATCTGGTTTTAAAGGATATTATTAAAATCACGCATCCAGAATTACTCAAGGACTATGTGACCACCTTTTTTGAGAAGTTAAATTAA
- a CDS encoding TonB-dependent receptor plug domain-containing protein gives MKKNLFVASAIAFGISCVQVTAQQKQEKNLKLDEVVISATKFSLSKEKVGKVIIKITQEQIKNNAGKTVSQLLNNLVGIEVKGADSNQGGIRGTYIRGGRDRQILVLIDGIPVSDPTGINQEFDFRLLSLDQIDSIEVLKGASSSMYGSGAATGVINIILKKSAKQSISGSYSLNLSTNNTAESTNSRLSSSKQQVNINGTVNDFSYLSSLSYSKSSGLSAAKSQVASTVFEEDDYNSVHGLLKLGYRLNTAFNIESTFNYDDFNYDYDGGSYVDNILNRGSNKQLRVSLKPQYTYDNGSAYLLASFNSIKRSLNTSNYEGKSVQLDAVNKYDFSENFQLIGGLNYQAHNNQTDTPYGAISSDLANFNTFDVYATAVVSLQNNLTLNFGGRINTHSNYGNYTVYHINPSYELFSSDKSSLKLLSSYSTAFIAPSLYQLFSDYGNLDLQPETNETFEAGFEGSFGDWIQYNAVYFSRTEENAIIFNSLSTAPWGQYGNANTTIKAKGFEAFASIYPHKQIEFSVGYTYTDKDFENDYIPKNKITASLEVQPIENGYVSVSYRNVGKRMGRYYDATTFQTVEKNLESFNIVDLSANYSIYKERLMFTGGINNIFNEDYEETIGYSTRGRNYNLGLRFYF, from the coding sequence ATGAAAAAAAATCTATTCGTAGCTTCGGCTATCGCGTTTGGTATTTCCTGTGTTCAGGTGACTGCGCAACAAAAACAAGAAAAAAATTTAAAACTTGATGAGGTGGTTATTTCTGCCACAAAATTTTCTTTGTCAAAAGAGAAAGTTGGTAAGGTAATTATTAAGATTACTCAAGAGCAAATTAAAAACAATGCAGGGAAGACTGTATCTCAACTCTTAAACAATTTAGTAGGTATAGAGGTAAAAGGAGCCGATTCTAATCAAGGTGGAATTAGAGGTACCTATATTAGAGGTGGAAGAGATCGTCAGATTCTTGTGTTGATTGATGGGATTCCTGTAAGTGACCCTACCGGTATCAATCAGGAGTTTGATTTTAGACTTCTGTCTTTGGATCAAATTGATTCTATTGAGGTATTAAAAGGAGCTTCTAGTAGCATGTATGGTTCTGGAGCTGCGACAGGTGTGATTAATATAATTTTAAAAAAATCAGCAAAACAATCTATCTCAGGAAGCTATTCACTTAATTTAAGTACCAATAACACAGCAGAGAGCACAAATTCTCGTTTGTCAAGTAGTAAACAACAGGTTAATATAAACGGTACTGTTAATGATTTTAGTTATTTAAGTTCATTGAGTTATTCTAAATCGAGTGGATTGTCTGCGGCAAAAAGTCAAGTAGCAAGCACTGTTTTTGAGGAAGATGACTACAACAGTGTACATGGTTTGTTAAAGTTGGGATACCGCCTAAATACAGCGTTTAATATTGAGTCTACTTTTAATTACGACGATTTTAATTATGATTACGACGGTGGATCTTATGTTGATAATATTTTAAATAGGGGTAGTAATAAACAGCTTAGAGTATCCTTAAAACCACAGTATACCTATGACAATGGATCTGCCTATCTTTTGGCTTCATTTAACTCCATCAAAAGAAGCCTAAATACTAGTAACTATGAAGGGAAAAGTGTTCAACTTGATGCAGTTAATAAGTATGATTTTTCAGAAAATTTTCAGTTAATTGGCGGATTAAATTATCAGGCGCACAACAATCAAACGGATACTCCTTATGGTGCTATCAGTAGTGATTTGGCTAATTTTAACACCTTTGATGTGTATGCAACTGCAGTTGTTAGTTTGCAAAACAATCTAACGCTTAATTTTGGTGGTAGAATTAATACGCATAGTAATTATGGCAACTATACAGTATATCATATCAACCCTTCTTATGAGTTGTTTTCATCTGATAAAAGCTCTTTAAAATTATTGAGTTCTTATAGCACGGCATTTATTGCGCCTAGTTTGTATCAATTGTTTTCTGATTATGGAAATCTAGATTTACAACCAGAAACTAATGAGACTTTTGAGGCTGGTTTTGAAGGATCATTTGGAGACTGGATACAATACAATGCAGTTTATTTTTCAAGAACTGAAGAAAATGCGATTATTTTTAACAGTTTGTCTACCGCTCCTTGGGGTCAATATGGAAATGCCAACACAACAATCAAAGCCAAAGGATTTGAGGCGTTTGCAAGTATTTATCCACATAAACAAATAGAGTTTTCTGTTGGTTATACCTATACGGATAAGGATTTTGAAAATGATTATATCCCTAAAAATAAAATTACAGCAAGCTTAGAGGTTCAGCCAATTGAAAATGGCTATGTTTCTGTGTCTTATAGAAATGTAGGGAAACGTATGGGACGCTATTACGATGCTACCACTTTTCAAACTGTTGAGAAAAACCTTGAGAGCTTTAACATTGTTGATTTAAGCGCAAACTATAGTATTTATAAAGAACGATTGATGTTTACAGGTGGTATCAATAATATTTTTAATGAAGATTATGAAGAAACTATTGGTTATTCTACTCGTGGTAGAAACTATAACTTAGGACTTCGTTTTTATTTTTAA